From Vigna unguiculata cultivar IT97K-499-35 chromosome 5, ASM411807v1, whole genome shotgun sequence, the proteins below share one genomic window:
- the LOC114183517 gene encoding 14-3-3-like protein D: MASSKDRDNFVYIAKLAEQAERYEEMVDSMKKVANLDVELTVEERNLLSVGYKNVIGARRASWRILSSIEQKEETKGNELNAKRIKEYRQKVELELSNICNDVMRVIDEHLIPSAAAGESTVFYYKMKGDYYRYLAEFKTGNEKKEAADQSMKAYESATTAAESDLPPTHPIRLGLALNFSVFYYEILNSPERACHLAKQAFDEAISELDTLNEESYKDSTLIMQLLRDNLTLWTSDIPEDGEDAQKVNGTAKLGGGEDAE, translated from the exons ATGGCTTCCTCCAAGGATCGTGACAACTTCGTCTACATCGCCAAGCTCGCGGAGCAGGCCGAACGATACGAAG AGATGGTTGATTCGATGAAGAAGGTTGCGAATCTAGACGTTGAACTGACTGTTGAGGAGCGAAATTTGCTTTCTGTTGGATACAAGAATGTGATTGGTGCTCGGAGGGCGTCATGGAGGATCCTGTCTTCCATAGAGCAGAAGGAGGAGACAAAAGGGAATGAATTGAATGCGAAGCGGATTAAGGAGTATAGGCAGAAGGTTGAATTGGAGCTTTCGAACATCTGTAATGATGTTATGAGAGTGATTGACGAACATCTTATTCCTTCGGCTGCAGCTGGTGAATCCACTGTGTTCTACTATAAGAT GAAAGGAGATTACTATCGTTATCTTGCTGAATTTAAGACCGGCAATGAGAAGAAGGAAGCTGCTGATCAGTCTATGAAAGCATATGAG TCTGCTACTACCGCAGCCGAGTCTGATTTACCACCCACACACCCCATCCGATTGGGTCTAGCTTTAAATTTCTCAGTCTTCTATTATGAAATCTTGAATTCCCCAGAAAG AGCTTGTCATCTTGCAAAGCAAGCTTTTGATGAAGCTATTTCTGAGCTGGACACCCTGAACGAGGAGTCATACAAAGATAGCACCTTAATCATGCAACTTCTCAGAGACAATCTAACTTTGTGGACTTCTGACATCCCTGAGGATGGAG AAGATGCTCAAAAAGTGAATGGCACTGCCAAACTTGGTGGAGGTGAGGATGCAGAG TGA
- the LOC114183516 gene encoding bifunctional riboflavin kinase/FMN phosphatase-like: MLKFGADMSCCCELQGCNEGAKVLGVIFDLDGTLLDSERATRGVLNEFLARYGKELDREKEDKKRLGMTQKDTAAIMVTDYELPLTPDQFISEITPIYRERWAKAKALPGANRLIKHLQKNGVPMALASNSLREYIDAKISYHKGWKESFSVILGSDQVKAGKPSPYLFEEAAKKMGVDAINCLVIEDSLVGVKAANAAKMKIVAVPSRREADCNGLANVVLHSLLEFQPELWGLPPFDDWLDDTLPIEPIHLSGLYVTGCLEEATDNATLALPDQAVGLYLGWANIDTDRKFKILASINLDFSCVAYKKIRVYLIDSNSDLKQKQNMQISLVGYIRTWDNKELSSIAFDKLEEYKSIARASLDLPSFTCL; the protein is encoded by the exons ATGCTCAAATTTGGAGCTGACATGAGTTGCTGCTGTGAGTTGCAAGGCTGCAATGAAGGAGCCAAGGTTTTGGGTGTCATTTTTGACTTGGATGGCACCCTTCTGGATTCTG AAAGGGCTACAAGGGGTGTCTTGAATGAGTTTTTGGCAAGGTATGGAAAAGAACTGGACAGGGAGAAGGAAGACAAGAAGAGGTTGGGGATGACACAAAAGGACACGGCAGCTATAATGGTTACGGACTATGAACTTCCGTTGACACCAGATCAATTTATCAGTGAAATCACTCCTATATATAGGGAAAG GTGGGCAAAGGCCAAAGCTCTACCTGGTGCGAATCGCCTAATCAAACATTTGCAGAAAAATGGAGTTCCAATGGCTCTTGCCTCAAATTCCTTGCGAGAATACATAGATGCAAAAATTTCTTATCACAAAG gTTGGAAAGAAAGCTTTTCTGTAATTCTAGGAAGTGACCAAGTTAAAGCTGGGAAGCCTTCTCCGTATTT ATTTGAAGAAGCTGCCAAGAAAATGGGTGTAGATGCAATTAATTGCCTGGTGATTGAGGATTCCTT GGTTGGCGTCAAGGCAGCCAATGCTGCAAAAATGAAGATTGTGGCTGTCCCATCTCGAAGGGAAGCTGATTGTAACGGGCTAGCAAATGTTGTTCTTCATTCGCTTTTAGAGTTTCAACCTGAGCTATGGGGTCTTCCACCCTTTGATGACT GGTTAGATGACACATTACCTATTGAGCCAATTCATCTGAGTGGTTTGTATGTTACTGGATGTCTAGAGGAAGCCACAG ACAATGCAACACTTGCTCTTCCTGATCAAGCTGTCGGGCTTTACTTGGGTTGGGCCAATATCGATACAGATAGGAAATTCAAGATACTGGCTAGCATTAATTTGGACTTCTCCTGTGTTGCCTATAAAAAAATA CGTGTTTATCTTATTGATTCAAATAGTGACCTGAAACAGAAGCAGAATATGCAGATCAGTCTTGTTGGCTACATAAGAACGTGGGATAACAAG GAACTGTCGTCAATTGCTTTTGATAAACTAGAAGAGTACAAGTCTATTGCAAGAGCTTCACTGGATTTGCCATCATTCACTTGTTTATAG
- the LOC114183102 gene encoding uncharacterized protein LOC114183102: MAEKEGGVVKKGHEEGLKLAVSLLQEFELPEGLLPLQDVIEVGHVKGTGYMWIVQKKKVEHEFKKIKKLVSYDSEITGYVSKKKIKKLKGVKAKELMLWPPVSEITVDESPTGKIHFKSLAGITKTFPVEAFAAGQ; this comes from the coding sequence ATGGCAGAAAAGGAAGGAGGGGTTGTGAAGAAGGGTCACGAGGAGGGTCTGAAACTCGCCGTTTCACTTCTGCAAGAGTTCGAGCTTCCAGAGGGGCTTCTCCCTCTGCAAGACGTGATCGAAGTGGGGCACGTGAAGGGCACGGGATACATGTGGATCGTGCAGAAGAAGAAGGTGGAGCATGAGTTCAAGAAGATAAAGAAGTTGGTGAGCTATGACAGTGAGATAACAGGGTACGTTTcgaagaagaagataaagaaGCTGAAGGGTGTGAAGGCGAAAGAGCTTATGCTATGGCCTCCGGTGAGTGAGATAACAGTGGATGAGTCTCCGACGGGGAAGATCCACTTCAAGAGTCTGGCTGGTATCACCAAGACTTTCCCTGTTGAAGCTTTTGCTGCTGGCCAGTGA
- the LOC114186198 gene encoding inactive TPR repeat-containing thioredoxin TTL3-like produces the protein MSNTLQQQNPTLQSKRLDPSSQHSRPGHRRSVSAGAPLIYSGGSSLLPTGNICPSGKILKPVLPSRGPNRTDVLGSGTVNYGRGSIVRGGSGAYPVPVAVPAAASPLTVKRALGGSDPEELKRVGNELYRSGNFLEALALYDRAVAISPGNAACRSNRAAALTALGRLGEAARECHEAVKLDPAYARAHKRLASLYVRFGQVENSRRHLCLSGIQEDKSEEQKLLLLEKHLNRCADSRKFGDWKRVLRESEAAIAVGADFSPQIVACKAEAYLKLHQLEDAESSLLNIPKLEGCPAAYSQTKFFGMVGEAYVPFVSAQVEMALGRFENAVVAAEKASTLDYSNVEVGRIVNVVRMVARARSRGNDLFSSGKFSEACSAYGEGLKYDNSNYVLYCNRAICWSKLGLWEQSVQDCNQALNIQPNYNKALFRRAASNSKLERWADVIKDYQALKRELPNDIEVAESLRRAQLALEKSRLVVYGTKFGVEVEEISALDKFKPAIASAGVSVVYFKEASNKLCEEISPFINTLCVRYPSVKFIKVDAEECIAIAKAENIRRVPTFKIYKNGEKVKEMIQPTHELLEESIKRSNSL, from the exons ATGTCCAACACTCTGCAACAACAAAATCCCACTCTCCAATCCAAACGTCTCGATCCGTCTTCCCAGCATTCCCGTCCCGGCCACCGGAGATCGGTATCGGCGGGAGCTCCGTTAATCTACTCCGGCGGCTCCTCGCTGCTTCCGACTGGGAACATCTGTCCGTCAGGGAAGATCCTCAAACCGGTTCTGCCCTCGCGTGGACCGAACCGGACTGACGTGCTGGGCTCGGGCACTGTGAACTACGGCCGCGGCAGCATAGTGCGTGGTGGCTCCGGCGCCTATCCCGTGCCGGTGGCTGTGCCCGCGGCGGCGTCGCCACTCACGGTGAAGCGCGCGCTCGGAGGGTCCGATCCTGAGGAGTTGAAGAGGGTAGGGAACGAGCTGTACAGAAGCGGGAATTTCTTGGAGGCGCTGGCATTGTACGATCGCGCTGTGGCCATCTCGCCTGGGAACGCGGCGTGCCGGAGCAACCGCGCAGCGGCGCTCACGGCGCTGGGGAGGCTCGGGGAGGCCGCCCGGGAGTGCCACGAGGCTGTGAAATTGGACCCTGCTTATGCTAGAGCGCACAAGAGGCTTGCCTCTCTTTATGTAAG GTTTGGGCAGGTTGAGAATTCGCGGCGCCATTTGTGTCTGTCAGGGATTCAAGAGGATAAGTCTGAGGAGCAGAAGCTGTTGTTGCTGGAGAAACATTTGAATAGATGTGCTGATTCGCGGAAATTTGGTGATTGGAAGAGGGTGCTCAGGGAATCAGAAGCTGCTATTGCTGTTGGAGCAGATTTTTCGCCGCAG ATTGTTGCTTGCAAGGCAGAAGCTTATTTAAAACTGCATCAACTTGAGGATGCTGAATCCAGTCTCTTGAACATTCCGAAGTTGGAAGGCTGTCCTGCAGCATATTCTCAAACCAAGTTCTTTGGTATGGTTGGTGAAGCCTATGTTCCTTTCGTGTCTGCTCAGGTTGAGATGGCCTTGGGGAG GTTTGAGAATGCTGTTGTGGCAGCCGAAAAGGCTAGCACTTTGGATTACAGTAATGTTGAAGTTGGTAGGATTGTAAACGTTGTAAGAATGGTGGCAAGAGCTCGTTCAAGGGGCAATGATCTTTTCAGCTCTGGCAAGTTTTCTGAAGCTTGTTCTGCTTATGGAGAGGGCCTCAAGTATGACAACTCCAACTATGTTCTATATTGCAATAGGGCAATTTGTTGGTCTAAACTTGGACTGTGGGAACAATCGGTTCAAGACTGCAACCAAGCTCTTAACATTCAACCAAATTACAACAAGGCTCTTTTCCGAAGGGCCGCATCAAATTCAAAG CTTGAAAGATGGGCAGATGTTATTAAAGATTATCAAGCCTTAAAACGCGAGCTTCCTAATGACATTGAAGTTGCTGAGTCTCTTCGTCGGGCTCAATTAGCATTAGAAAAATCTCGGCTAGTGGTGTATGGTACCAAGTTTGGAGTTGAAGTTGAAGAAATCTCAGCTTTAGACAAATTTAAACCTGCCATTGCTTCTGCTG GTGTTTCTGTAGTTTATTTCAAAGAGGCATCAAACAAACTATGTGAGGAAATATCTCCATTTATAAACACCTTGTGTGTTAGATATCCCtctgttaaatttattaag gTGGACGCTGAGGAGTGTATTGCAATAGCAAAAGCTGAGAACATAAGAAGAGttccaacttttaaaatttataaaaatggaGAAAAGGTGAAGGAGATGATCCAGCCAACACATGAGTTATTAGAGGAATCAATAAAGAGAAGTAATAGTCTGTAG
- the LOC114186199 gene encoding putative Peroxidase 48, which produces MRRSCINLWIVVALFVPVLLSLRSRRGETQTQTTPSSSSASFSDSSSFSVKLANTFQFNQRIRDGSNLEYDFYKDTCPQAEGIVRSALTRIYFDHRDVAPALLRLFFHDCFIQGCDASLLLDENDGNSNSSVEKQAVPNQTLRGFDKIDLIKEEVEQACPGVVSCADIVSLAARDSVLLAGGPFYPVLTGRRDNHQSFFEEATDQIPRPDDNVTRTLHLFNLRGFNARETVSLLGGHNIGKIGCDFIQQRLYNFQDTRQPDPSIPPDFLRQMRLNCPNNSNTNNNKDEFMTSKPMSSVFHSKSGMSYMQALSSSVSSGSTFDTHYYQSLLRGRGLLFADQQLMAEDKTAKLVSAYASDDGSTFRMDFARVMLKMSNLDVLTGLQGQVRLNCSRPVTS; this is translated from the exons ATGCGAAGAAGCTGCATCAACCTCTGGATCGTTGTCGCACTCTTCGTCCCTGTTCTCCTCTCTCTCAGAAGCCGTCGAGGCgaaacccaaacccaaaccactccatcttcttcttctgcttctTTCTCTGATTCTTCTTCCTTCTCGGTCAAGCTTGCCAACACATTCCAATTCAACCAAAGGATCCGAGACGGCTCCAATCTTGAATATGACTTCTACAAGGACACCTGTCCCCAAGCGGAGGGCATTGTCCGTTCAGCGCTCACGCGCATTTACTTCGACCACAGGGACGTTGCTCCTGCCCTGCTTCGTCTCTTCTTCCACGATTGCTTCATCCAG GGATGTGATGCTTCGTTGCTGTTGGATGAGAACGATGGTAATAGTAACAGTTCGGTGGAGAAGCAGGCTGTGCCAAATCAGACACTGAGAGGTTTTGACAAGATTGACTTGATAAAGGAGGAGGTGGAGCAAGCGTGTCCTGGTGTTGTGTCTTGTGCTGATATAGTTTCTCTTGCAGCAAGGGATTCCGTTCTTCTG GCTGGTGGGCCATTCTATCCAGTTTTAACTGGCAGAAGAGACAACCATCAATCGTTTTTTGAGGAAGCAACTGATCAGATTCCCAGGCCTGATGATAATGTTACACGCACATTGCATCTCTTTAATCTCAGAGGATTCAATGCAAGAGAAACTGTCAGCCTTCTTG GAGGACACAACATTGGAAAAATTGGTTGTGATTTCATTCAGCAAAGGTTATACAACTTTCAGGACACAAGACAACCAGATCCTAGTATACCTCCTGATTTCCTTCGTCAGATGAGGCTAAATTGTCCAAACAACTCAAACACCAACAACAATAAAGATGAGTTTATGACTTCAAAGCCTATGAGCAGTGTTTTTCACTCTAAATCAGGGATGTCATACATGCAAGCATTGTCATCTTCAGTGTCATCAGGTTCAACATTTGACACTCATTACTACCAAAGTCTGCTTAGAGGAAGAGGACTACTTTTTGCTGATCAGCAACTGATGGCTGAGGATAAAACTGCCAAATTGGTCTCTGCTTATGCTTCAGATGATGGATCAACCTTTCGCATGGACTTTGCCAGAGTCATGTTGAAAATGTCTAATCTTGATGTTTTGACAGGACTTCAAGGTCAAGTTCGACTCAATTGCTCCAGACCTGTGACTTCTTGA